The Paraburkholderia sp. PREW-6R genomic interval GCGCGCTTGTGCCGCGCGGCCGAGAAGGAGTCGGACCCGTCGCTGTATGTTGCGCGCAATGTCGCATTTCATATGAGTCTGTATGCGCCCGCGGCCCGCGCACAACTCGAAGACATGATCGGCACGCTGCATTTGCGCGGGGAACGCTATTTACGGTTGAAGTTCGGCTTGCCGTCGTACAAGGGCGCGTCCGACAATGAACATAGCGCGCTGCTCGATGCCGTCGAGCGCCGCGATATTCCCGCCGCGCAGGCGCTCGTCGTCGCGCATCTGCTCGGCACGGGCGACCTGCTGCACCGTTTCCTCACCGAGCGCGCGCAGGCCGAAGCCGCGCTCGCGAATCAACCGAAACCGCGCGGCCGACGCCGGCGCGCCATCACCGGGAGCTGATTGAGCCGATGAACCGACCTGCCGAAACGTCACCGATCGCCCGCTCATGGACCACGCGTCGCGACGAGAAAAACCGTCGCCTCGCGGCCATCGCCCCGTGGCTCGAAGACGGCGTGCTGCCGTCCAACCGTATCGTCGACGCGCTCGAAGCACTCATTTGTCCCGGCGACCGCGTCGCCCTCGAAGGCGACAACCAGAAGCAGGCGGACTTCCTGTCGCGCTCGTTCGCCAAGGTCGATCCGCAGAAGATTCACGACGTGCATCTGCTCATTTCGAGCATTGGGCGTCCTGAACATCTGACGCTGTTCGAGCGCGGCATCGCGCACAAGGTGGACTTTTCATTTGCCGGTCCGCAAAGTTTACGGGTCGCGCAACTGCTCGAAGACGGCCAGCTCGAAATCGGCGCGATCTATACGTATGTCGAGCTGTATGCGCGCATGTTCGTGGACCTCACGCCCCACGTCGCGCTGCTGTGCGCGGACAAGGCCGACCGCCACGGCAACCTGTACACCGGGCCGAATACCGAGGACACGCCCACCATCGCCGAAGCCGCGGCGTTCCGGCATGGCATCGTGATCGTGCAGGTCAACGAGATCGTGGACGAACTGCCCCGCGTGGATATTCCCGGCTCGTGGGTCGATGTCGTCGTGCAGGCGGACCGGCCGTTTGCAGTCGAGCCGCTCTTCACCCGCGATCCGCGCCATATCGGCGATCTGCAGGTGCTGACCGCGATGATGGTGATTCGCGGCATCTACGAGCCGTATGGCGTGACGTCGCTCAATCACGGGATCGGGTTCGACACCGCCGCGATCGAACTGCTGCTGCCCACCTATGGCGAATCGCTCGGGCTGAAGGGCAAGATCTGCCGCAACTGGACGCTCAATCCGCATCCCACGATGATTCCCGCGATCGAGTCCGGCTGGGTCGACAGCATTCATTGCTTCGGCAGCGAGGTCGGCATGGAGCCGTATATCGAAGCGCGTCCCGACGTGTTCTTCACCGGCAACGACGGCACCCTGCGCTCGAATCGTGTGCTGTGCCAGCTGGCCGGGCAATATGGCGTGGATCTGTTCATCGGTTCCACCTTGCAGATCGACGCGGACGCGAACTCCTCCACTGTCACACGCGGGCGTCTTGCCGGTTTCGGCGGTGCGCCGAACATGGGCCACGACCCGCGCGGCCGGCGTCATTCGAGCGAAGCCTGGCTCAAGCTGCTGAAGGACACCGGTCCGGTTTCGCGCGGCCACAAGCTGGTCGTGCAGATGGCGGAAACCTACAAGAAAGGCGGCGAGCCCACTTTCGTCGACGAACTCGACGCGGTCGCCGTCGGCGCGAAGAGCGGCATGCCGATCGCGCCGGTGATGATTTACGGCGATGACGTGAGCCACGTGGTCACCGAAGAAGGCATTGCTTATCTGCACAAGGCAGAAGGCATCGACGAGCGCCGCGCCGCGCTCGCCGCCGTGGCCGGCGTCACGCCGATCGGGTTGCGCGCGAAGCCGGCAAAAACGGACGAATTGCGCCGGCGCGGCATCGTCGCGTATCCGGAAGATCTCGGCATCCGGCGCGGCGAAGCAAAGCGCTCGCTGCTGGCCGCACGCAGCATCGACGACCTGGTCACGTGGTCGGGCGGCCTGTACGCACCGCCGGCCCGCTTCAGGAGCTGGTGAATGGTGGCCGCCGCCTCGCTTGCGCGTGAGGAAGCGTCGCACCCTTACGTCGCGCCCTCGTTCTCCGACTCGCAGCTCGCCAATCTGGCAATCACCGCACTGATCGAGGAAGCCCAGCTCACGCCGAAGCCCGCGCTGGTCGACCGGCGCGGCAGCGGCGCGCATCGCGACCTCGATCTCGCCATCATGCTGCGCTCGGCCCGCTCGCTCGAACCGACCTTCGCGGCGCTTGCGCGTACCGCGCGCCGGCACGACGAACCGTCCGCGTTGCTGCGAACCGAACTGGCGCAGATCGGCCGCGCCGGCGAACTCGACATGCTGGCCGCCACCGGCGGCAGCAATGCACATCGCGGCGCAATCTGGATCGTCGGCTTGCTGGTGGCGAGCGCCGCGATGCCGAACGCGCTCGAGGCCACCGATGCATCACGAGGCGGCCCATTATTCGATCCTCCGTGCGCGTCGGCACTCTGCGCGCGTGCCGCACGGATCGCCTGCTTCCCCGATCGCTTCGCTGCGCCGTCCGACAGCCACGGCGAGCGCGCCCGCCGGCGTTACCAGGTCGGCGGCGCAAGACAGGAAGCGCAGGATGGTTTTCCACACGTGATCGACGTGGGCCTGCCGGCGTTGCGCGCGGCGCGCCGGCGCGGCGTCGGCGAAGATGCGGCGCGCGTCGACGCGCTGCTCGCCATCATGGCGTCGCTGGAGGACACCTGCCTGCTGCACCGCGCCGGCTTGCCCGGCCTGCATGCGGGGCAGCACGGCGCTCAACGCGTGCTCGACGCAGGCGGCAGTTCGACGCCAGAAGGATGCCGCGCGCTGGCCAAACTCGAACATGCGCTGATGACGCTCAACGCATCGCCCGGCGGCGCTGCGGATCTGCTCGCTGCCACCCTCTTTCTCGACAAGCTGGCGAGTCACGACGCCGGCCACCCCTTTCTCGCACGGAACCGGAGTCGCTGCGCGGCGGCCACTCCGGTCGACAGGAGCTGAGCGACATGGAAAATCTGACCTTCGATTACCCGGCGCAACGCGCCGTCACGACCCGCGCGCACGTCGGCGTAGTGGGCTCCGGCGATCTGGAAGTGCTGCTGTCTCCCGCTGACGACACCCACGCGCGCACCGCACACGTGGTGGTGCGCACGAGCGTCGATGGCTACGGGCACATCTGGAAGAGCGTGCTCGACCGCTTCTTCACGCGCTACGACGGCGCCGCGCAGATCGAAATCAACGACTTCGGCGCGACGCCCGGCGTGGTCGCGTTGCGTCTCGCGGAAGCCGTCGAGGCCGCCGAACAGGGAGACGCCGCATGAATACGGTTGCGAGCACACGTCCCGCGCCCATGTTGCGCGAGAGCTTCATCGAGTTGCCCGCGCGTGAGCGCGCCCGCTCGCTGCTGGACCGAGGCACGTTCCGCGAGCTGCTCGGCCCGTTCGACAAGATCGAATCGCCGTGGCTGCCGCTGCAAGGGGTCGTCTGCCAGGCGGACGACGGCTGTGTGATCGCGCGCGGCACGATCGGCGGCGAACCGGCTGTGGTCGCCGCCATCGAGTCCGCGTTTCAGGGCGGCAGCATCGGCGAAGTGTCGGGCAGCAAGATCGCCGCCACGCTGGACCTGGCGTTGCGCGACTGTGAACGCGGCAGGATCGTGCGCCCCGTGGTGCTGTTCGAAACCGGCGGCGTGCGGCTTCAGGAAGCGAATCTCGGCCTCGCGGTGATCGCCGAAATACAGGCCGCGATCGTCGCCCTGCGCCGGTACGTGCCGGTGGTCGGCGTGATTGCCGGAATGGTCGGCTGCTTTGGCGGCATGTCGCTCGCGGCCGCGCTCTGTTCGTATCTGGTCGTGACGAAACAGGGGCGCCTCGGCATGAACGGTCCCGAAGTGATCGAACAGGAAGCCGGCATCGAAGAGCTCGACGCAAGCGACCGCCGCCGCGTCTGGCAACTGATCGGCGGCGAACAGCGCGCGGCCACGTCGCTTGCCGATCAGCTGGTCGAAGACGACGCCGCATCGGTGCGCGACGCCGTGCACGCCGCCTTCGCGCGCGGCGTGCCGGCCGCGCATCGCAGCGAGCAGGTCGACTTGTTCCTCGACCGCCTCGCGCGGATCGATCCCGCCAGCGTCACGCCAGAAAGCATGCGCGACGTGTTCAACGTGTCCGGGGAAAAAGCATGAGCGACGCCCAGCACAACGCTTCGAACGACACTTCGGATATGGGCGCGCTCAGCCGCGGCGCCCGGTGGTTTCACGCGCTCGCCGGCCAGTCGTCGAGCCCCGCGCCGGTGTTCAGCGGCGACGCGCCGCTCGATGGCGAGACCGCGCATTTCATCGCGGTCGTGCCCGATCCGCAGAACCGCTTTCCACGTGCGACCGATAACGTCGTCGGCCTTGAACAGGGGTGGCGGCTGGCGCGCGCGGTGCGCGACGTGATCGGCGAGGACCGGGAGCGAAGCACGCGCCGTCCGATCGTGGCGATCGTCGACGTGAAAAGCCAGGCTTACGGTTACCGCGAGGAGATGCTCGGCATTCACCTCGCCTGCGCGGCGGCAGTCGATGCGTATGCGACAGCGCGCGACGCCGAGCATCCGGTCGTCGCGCTGATCGTGGGTCCGGCCATGTCCGGCGCGTTTCTCGCGCACGGCTACCAGGCCAACCGCATTGTCGCGCTCGACGCGCCCGGCACCATGGTCCATGCCATGGGCAAGGAAGCCGCGGCGCGCGTCACGCGCCGTACCGTGGAGGCGCTCGATCAACTCGGCGAAACCATTGTCCCGATGTCTTACACGATGGCGTCTTTCGCCAAGCTCGGGCTGCTCGATCAACTGATCGAAAGCGTCGACGCCGACGCGCCGGATGCCGCGCAAGTGGAGCGCGTGCGCGCGGTGCTCGCTGAACAGATTCGCAGCGCGCGTGAAGGCAAGCGCGACCTGTCGCATCGACTGGAATCGGAGTCGGCAAAAAAGAATCGTGCGGCGTCGAT includes:
- a CDS encoding triphosphoribosyl-dephospho-CoA synthase; this encodes MVAAASLAREEASHPYVAPSFSDSQLANLAITALIEEAQLTPKPALVDRRGSGAHRDLDLAIMLRSARSLEPTFAALARTARRHDEPSALLRTELAQIGRAGELDMLAATGGSNAHRGAIWIVGLLVASAAMPNALEATDASRGGPLFDPPCASALCARAARIACFPDRFAAPSDSHGERARRRYQVGGARQEAQDGFPHVIDVGLPALRAARRRGVGEDAARVDALLAIMASLEDTCLLHRAGLPGLHAGQHGAQRVLDAGGSSTPEGCRALAKLEHALMTLNASPGGAADLLAATLFLDKLASHDAGHPFLARNRSRCAAATPVDRS
- a CDS encoding biotin-independent malonate decarboxylase subunit beta, which gives rise to MNTVASTRPAPMLRESFIELPARERARSLLDRGTFRELLGPFDKIESPWLPLQGVVCQADDGCVIARGTIGGEPAVVAAIESAFQGGSIGEVSGSKIAATLDLALRDCERGRIVRPVVLFETGGVRLQEANLGLAVIAEIQAAIVALRRYVPVVGVIAGMVGCFGGMSLAAALCSYLVVTKQGRLGMNGPEVIEQEAGIEELDASDRRRVWQLIGGEQRAATSLADQLVEDDAASVRDAVHAAFARGVPAAHRSEQVDLFLDRLARIDPASVTPESMRDVFNVSGEKA
- a CDS encoding malonate decarboxylase subunit delta; this translates as MENLTFDYPAQRAVTTRAHVGVVGSGDLEVLLSPADDTHARTAHVVVRTSVDGYGHIWKSVLDRFFTRYDGAAQIEINDFGATPGVVALRLAEAVEAAEQGDAA
- a CDS encoding GntR family transcriptional regulator codes for the protein MSDAIDGFPLDAPARNALLPAAAPRESTSRVIAEALREAIVDGTLAPGAPLRQDAIARHFSVSAIPVREALRQLETEGWAKAAVHKGATVAPLSADEAREIYEIRSALESLAIGLAIPNHTTATLRESARLCRAAEKESDPSLYVARNVAFHMSLYAPAARAQLEDMIGTLHLRGERYLRLKFGLPSYKGASDNEHSALLDAVERRDIPAAQALVVAHLLGTGDLLHRFLTERAQAEAALANQPKPRGRRRRAITGS
- the mdcE gene encoding biotin-independent malonate decarboxylase subunit gamma, which translates into the protein MSDAQHNASNDTSDMGALSRGARWFHALAGQSSSPAPVFSGDAPLDGETAHFIAVVPDPQNRFPRATDNVVGLEQGWRLARAVRDVIGEDRERSTRRPIVAIVDVKSQAYGYREEMLGIHLACAAAVDAYATARDAEHPVVALIVGPAMSGAFLAHGYQANRIVALDAPGTMVHAMGKEAAARVTRRTVEALDQLGETIVPMSYTMASFAKLGLLDQLIESVDADAPDAAQVERVRAVLAEQIRSAREGKRDLSHRLESESAKKNRAASIEVRRRLAEQWDAV
- the mdcA gene encoding malonate decarboxylase subunit alpha, whose product is MNRPAETSPIARSWTTRRDEKNRRLAAIAPWLEDGVLPSNRIVDALEALICPGDRVALEGDNQKQADFLSRSFAKVDPQKIHDVHLLISSIGRPEHLTLFERGIAHKVDFSFAGPQSLRVAQLLEDGQLEIGAIYTYVELYARMFVDLTPHVALLCADKADRHGNLYTGPNTEDTPTIAEAAAFRHGIVIVQVNEIVDELPRVDIPGSWVDVVVQADRPFAVEPLFTRDPRHIGDLQVLTAMMVIRGIYEPYGVTSLNHGIGFDTAAIELLLPTYGESLGLKGKICRNWTLNPHPTMIPAIESGWVDSIHCFGSEVGMEPYIEARPDVFFTGNDGTLRSNRVLCQLAGQYGVDLFIGSTLQIDADANSSTVTRGRLAGFGGAPNMGHDPRGRRHSSEAWLKLLKDTGPVSRGHKLVVQMAETYKKGGEPTFVDELDAVAVGAKSGMPIAPVMIYGDDVSHVVTEEGIAYLHKAEGIDERRAALAAVAGVTPIGLRAKPAKTDELRRRGIVAYPEDLGIRRGEAKRSLLAARSIDDLVTWSGGLYAPPARFRSW